Proteins encoded in a region of the Anopheles ziemanni chromosome 2, idAnoZiCoDA_A2_x.2, whole genome shotgun sequence genome:
- the LOC131294574 gene encoding collagenase-like, protein MVVKIKTALLVILFGCILPAAEIYGYKCTPTGNVNVTANGRPTYAGQFPHHALLVVQFGEEETRHCSGALVDDRHVVTVAQCVQGSSSVVVHLGADCLLEGDDKFRQVFTALEYTVHEGLNMETFVNDVAVVRFTDEPVRLPPWVYAARLPEADEDQYVGQQVLSSGYGLMNYATEGAADALQFVRLTVLDLEACQEEFSFVTAESGTFCAQEADHEPNCVSDVGSPLVLKEGRLQEYVLLGLASFGQKFACNQGNPGALQEMRVHAAWVKEVLSRVN, encoded by the coding sequence ATGGTAGTGAAGATAAAGACAGCACTGTTGGTAATTTTGTTCGGTTGCATTCTGCCGGCAGCCGAAATCTACGGCTACAAGTGTACGCCGACCGGAAACGTGAACGTCACGGCAAACGGTAGACCCACCTACGCTGGCCAGTTCCCGCACCATGCGCTACTGGTGGTACAGTTCGGCGAGGAGGAAACGCGCCATTGCAGCGGCGCTCTGGTTGACGATCGACATGTCGTAACCGTGGCCCAATGCGTCCAGGGTAGCAGCTCAGTGGTGGTCCACCTCGGTGCAGACTGTCTGCTGGAGGGTGACGACAAATTTCGACAGGTTTTTACCGCCCTCGAGTACACCGTTCACGAGGGATTAAACATGGAGACGTTCGTCAACGATGTGGCCGTGGTAAGGTTCACCGACGAGCCGGTTCGCTTGCCGCCGTGGGTTTATGCGGCGCGATTGCCCGAAGCGGACGAGGATCAGTACGTCGGACAGCAGGTGCTCTCGAGTGGGTACGGTTTGATGAACTACGCGACCGAAGGGGCCGCCGATGCGCTGCAGTTCGTGCGGCTGACCGTGCTCGACTTGGAGGCGTGCCAGGAGGAGTTCAGCTTCGTCACCGCGGAGTCGGGAACGTTCTGTGCACAGGAGGCCGATCACGAACCGAACTGTGTCAGTGATGTCGGCAGCCCGTTGGTGCTGAAGGAGGGTCGTCTGCAGGAGTACGTGCTGCTGGGGTTGGCCAGCTTCGGCCAGAAGTTTGCCTGCAACCAAGGCAATCCGGGAGCGCTTCAGGAGATGCGCGTGCATGCCGCATGGGTGAAGGAAGTGCTGTCGAGAGTGAATTAA
- the LOC131294767 gene encoding protein lethal(2)denticleless: MNTVLNLFRREAGNGFCQQYDASLMRLQVHERDSWKGITPSTFNADYNPSPPILAAKFAKCAAQEHILAIANEDGKIAVQDTNLVNEEPGGERALEGHQCHYNAVFDIEWMPGEMKLVSASGDHTAQLWSLTESEMVSTQSFRGHSRSVKTVAFRRDDPAVFATGGRDGAIIIWDVRAQLGANMLPRADNCIYSGHAGGPGTPASHRKRTRQTPKIPAQGCSSSITGLVFQDDNTLISCGAGDGVVKVWDTRRHYTSHQRDPLPKHSFSYAGTTALKGFTNLTIDERRHRLYVNCMDNYIYCYNISTYDGNPLQRYGGFKNGTFYVKAALSPDGQYLISGSSDEQCYIWNVDNPKPLVKLLGHAAEVTSVAWMQNDRDVRIVTCSDDARHKVWRLGPADMDFDTQQQLRGSAEYCDSYRTEKVEKERLKSLAFTPRSVRGLVRRNETTPGTMDEPTRTPKTSGLATAGLPRGSAGGPERTKRTFTAMSQDGEEGATAANADRSQCPPVKRPYREECRGRRLFSPANSKSAFSFTALEIASSSSNSRSLNVILEASDEQAFGLSPCKSPLGTADLNTRPTDRDDRTLGGTSSCSLSLRCASPTLNINLPNFVIDGEAPHLVNVIAACGSLEESYGIAGSNGTGAGGSAKRKLKENIDWLTKIRKQKLQQAAKSIEHGNGTTLLDRSVLDGPIMEESVSLLLSPRLQQLKTCDDGGGGGADQQHHQTVNNATISVTNTPTTPRGRLSSRSSIDCTTLGTSQSASVLPTEPRRTPRSRRNSMSGVGPGLHPTTPESASIRRFLTVTTPTSRANAQATN; the protein is encoded by the exons ATGAATACAGTGCTAAATCTTTTCCGCCGCGAAGCCGGAAACG GTTTCTGCCAACAGTACGATGCCTCATTGATGCGACTACAAGTCCACGAGCGGGACAGTTGGAAGGGTATCACACCGTCAACGTTTAATGCGGACTACAATCCATCGCCACCGATACTGGCGGCAAAGTTTGCCAAATGTGCCGCCCAGGAACACATACTGGCGATCGCAAACGAGGATGGCAAGATCGCCGTGCAGGACACGAATCTGGTTAACGAGGAACCGGGCGGTGAGCGGGCGCTTGAGGGTCACCAGTGTCACTACAACGCCGTGTTCGACATCGAGTGGATGCCGGGTGAGATGAAGCTGGTGTCGGCTTCCGGAGATCATACGGCTCAGCTTTGGTCGCTGACGGAGTCCGAGATGGTCAGCACGCAGTCGTTCCGTGGTCATTCGCGCTCGGTTAAAACGGTCGCGTTTCGCAGGGACGATCCCGCGGTGTTTGCGACGGGTGGAAGGGACGGTGCGATCATTATCTGGGATGTTCGGGCGCAGCTTGGTGCGAATATGCTTCCACGTGCAGACAACTGCATCTACAGTGGACACGCAGGAGGACCCGGAACACCTGCTTCGCATCGGAAGCGAACACGACAGACACCGAAAATTCCGGCGCAAGGCTGTAGCAGCAGCATTACCGGGTTGGTGTTTCAGGATGACAATACGTTGATCTCTTGTGGCGCCGGTGATGGCGTGGTGAAGGTTTGGGACACACGGCGTCATTACACCAGCCACCAACGGGATCCACTCCCGAAGCATAGCTTTTCCTATGCCGGCACCACCGCACTGAAGGGTTTCACAAACTTGACCATAGACGAGCGGCGCCATCGGCTGTACGTGAACTGTATGGACAATTACATCTACTGCTACAACATATCCACGTACGACGGAAATCCATTACAACGCTACGGTGGCTTTAAAAACGGTACATTCTACGTCAAGGCTGCGCTCAGCCCGGACGGCCAATACCTAATCAGTGGATCCAGCGACGAACAGTGCTACATCTGGAATGTGGACAACCCGAAGCCACTGGTGAAGCTTTTGGGCCATGCGGCCGAGGTGACCAGCGTCGCGTGGATGCAGAACGATCGGGATGTACGCATCGTGACCTGTTCGGACGATGCACGACACAAGGTGTGGCGTCTCGGGCCAGCGGATATGGATTTTGACACTCAACAGCAGCTACGGGGTTCTGCCGAGTACTGCGATTCCTATCGAACGGAGAAGGTAGAAAAGGAGCGCTTAAAATCGCTTGCATTCACACCTCGCTCGGTGCGGGGACTCGTGCGACGTAATGAAACAACTCCGGGCACAATGGACGAACCCACTAGGACACCGAAAACCTCAGGGTTGGCCACGGCCGGCCTCCCTAGAGGATCCGCCGGTGGTCCGGAGAGAACTAAAAGAACATTCACCGCAATGTCACAGGACGGGGAGGAGGGCGCCACGGCAGCCAATGCCGATCGTAGCCAATGCCCACCAGTGAAGCGACCCTATCGGGAGGAGTGCCGAGGTCGACGGTTGTTCAGTCCGGCCAACTCCAAATCGGCATTTAGCTTTACGGCACTCGAGATCGCATCGAGCTCGTCGAACTCGCGCAGTCTGAATGTTATTCTGGAGGCGAGCGACGAGCAAGCGTTTGGTCTTTCACCATGCAAATCTCCGCTCGGTACGGCCGATCTCAACACACGCCCGACGGATCGTGACGATCGAACGCTAGGAGGTACCTCGTCCTGTTCCCTTTCGTTACGATGCGCTTCCCCAACGTTGAACATAAACCTACCAAACTTCGTCATCGACGGTGAGGCACCACATCTAGTCAACGTGATTGCCGCGTGCGGTAGCTTGGAGGAATCGTACGGCATCGCCGGTAGCAACGGAACTGGTGCCGGTGGGTCAGCAAAGCGTAAGCTCAAAGAAAACATCGACTGGTTGACAAAGATCCGCAAGCAGAAGCTACAACAGGCGGCCAAAAGTATCGAGCACGGAAATGGGACGACACTGCTGGACCGTAGCGTCCTGGATGGACCGATCATGGAGGAGTCTGTTTCACTGCTACTTTCGCCACGTCTTCAGCAGTTGAAAACGTgtgacgatggtggtggtggtggagcggATCAGCAGCATCACCAAACTGTTAATAATGCCACCATCAGTGTGACGAATACACCTACGACGCCACGTGGAAGACTAAGCTCAAGATCTAGCATCGACTGCACGACACTGGGAACGTCGCAAAGCGCCAGCGTACTACCTACGGAACCTCGCCGGACACCAAGAAGTCGCCGCAATTCAATGAGTGGCGTTGGGCCGGGTTTGCATCCGACGACACCGGAATCGGCATCCATTAGACGATTTCTAACAGTCACAACGCCTACTAGTCGAGCGAATGCGCAAGCGACAAATTGA
- the LOC131286880 gene encoding L-seryl-tRNA(Sec) kinase → MARICLNVLVGIPASGKTTYCQQIESTLNRTFNVVHVCYDTYIEIDSKFDMFCSNPGSYKSSRQMLVPSVEAIISTIMEGKVGKTLDSLLGSWQHTFGKPLEISSSAVPSEDYLFLIDDNNYYRSMRWDWARLAKKLSLGFLETYFDTLLPVALERNVAREHPVSEDVLTRMWTRLEKPCGKLFRWEQNTIIIQEQLDMGIILSSISNRLENPEKAADPSPTNAFPMEQSKVHKLDILLRKAISKNTALIKDSMAKHQLRSYVELLQERKNSILHEFRHAEQHVPDEMFDNLVEELF, encoded by the coding sequence ATGGCGAGAATTTGTCTGAACGTGCTAGTTGGTATTCCAGCATCTGGGAAAACTACTTATTGCCAACAAATAGAATCGACGCTGAATCGTACATTCAACGTGGTACACGTGTGCTATGATACATACATCGAAATAGACAGCAAGTTTGATATGTTCTGCTCTAATCCAGGATCGTACAAGAGCTCTCGACAAATGCTAGTTCCCAGCGTTGAAGCGATCATTTCTACTATCATGGAAGGAAAAGTGGGGAAAACATTGGACAGCCTGTTAGGTAGTTGGCAACATACTTTTGGAAAACCACTAGAGATATCTTCATCCGCTGTTCCGTCCGAGGACTACCTGTTTCTAATCGATGATAACAACTACTACCGAAGCATGCGGTGGGATTGGGCCAGGCTGGCAAAGAAACTTTCCCTTGGATTTTTAGAAACATATTTCGACACCCTGCTACCAGTAGCGCTGGAGAGGAACGTAGCTCGGGAGCATCCGGTGTCGGAAGACGTCTTAACTCGCATGTGGACACGGTTGGAAAAACCTTGTGGAAAACTATTCCGTTGGGAGCAAAATACAATTATCATCCAGGAACAATTGGACATGGGTATCATATTATCAAGCATTAGCAACCGTTTAGAAAACCCAGAGAAAGCCGCAGACCCGTCACCAACGAATGCATTTCCGATGGAGCAATCAAAAGTGCATAAACTGGATATTCTTTTGCGGAAAGCAATATCGAAGAACACTGCTTTGATCAAAGATTCGATGGCCAAACATCAACTTAGAAGCTACGTAGAACTGTTGCAAGAGAGGAAGAACTCCATATTGCACGAATTTAGGCATGCTGAACAACACGTCCCAGATGAGATGTTTGATAATTTAGTAGAGGAATTATTTTAG
- the LOC131286891 gene encoding mitochondrial import inner membrane translocase subunit Tim10B codes for MDYELRNIKDFLQLYNRITDLCFNSCVDNLFGRDLTREEISCADNCVLKFTNVNQRLLKVYVGVQADINQKRMSEFEAQQAKLLAEQQQQQQQQTAVQLTPETATTSNTSESPVV; via the exons ATGGATTACGAACTCAGAAAT ATAAAAGACTTCCTGCAACTGTACAACAGAATAACAGACCTGTGTTTCAACTCGTGCGTCGATAATCTGTTCGGACGAGATCTGACACGGGAGGAGATTTCCTGCGCCGATAATTGTGTACTAAAATTCACAAACGTAAACCAGCGATTACTGAAGGTCTACGTTGGGGTGCAGGCGGATATTAATCAGAAAAGAATGTCGGAATTTGAAGCACAACAGGCAAAATTATTAGctgaacagcagcaacagcaacaacaacaaacagcgGTCCAGCTGACTCCcgaaacagcaacaacaagcaATACTAGCGAATCCCCAGTGGTATAA
- the LOC131282114 gene encoding lethal(2)neighbour of tid protein: protein MQECEGFLNGTTDYSQLRGDTGPLVYPAGFVYIYSALYFLTSRGTNIRLAQYMFTGIYLLQIALVMRLYCKSRKIPPYVMLITIFTSYRIHSIYVLRLFNDPIAILFLYAALNAFIDGRWTIGSVMLSLGVSVKMNILLFAPAILLLFITNLGWVKTLLQLTVCGVIQIVLGAPFLLTYPWQYIKGSFDLGRVFEHKWTVNYRFLEPAIFESKTFHLALLALHLTLLVVFASPCYKYFQNYCRLRHLELMLAPQIAAQNRAEKEKQVKKAKKQTKALPAVATGQNGTDEEVLTADQEKFLKSFEKGIKKMGDKKQPVKNVPVEAEQTDTTTAPNKFSIHFDRSTQLALLPIFLSNFIGIVCARSLHYQFYVWYFHSLPYLTWYTEYTNSLKFLLLLLLEFCWNTYPSTVLSSLLLHTCHVVLLFGIGKKMFRRIPDLAQLNKTE, encoded by the exons ATGCAGGAATGCGAAGGTTTTCTCAATGGAACCACGGATTATTCGCAACTTCGCG GAGATACCGGACCGCTCGTTTATCCTGCCGGTTTTGTGTATATCTACAGTGCGCTATACTTCTTGACGTCCCGTGGAACAAACATTCGACTAGCACAGTACATGTTTACAGGCATCTACCTGCTGCAAATTGCACTGGTTATGCGACTTTACTGCAAGAGTCGTAAAATCCCTCCATACGTGATGCTCATCACTATATTCACCTCGTATCGTATCCACTCGATCTACGTGTTACGGCTATTCAACGATCCAATAGCCATACTGTTCCTGTACGCCGCACTCAATGCTTTCATTGACGGCCGCTGGACGATCGGGAGTGTAATGCTGAGTTTAGGAGTATCGGTGAAGATGAACATCCTCCTGTTTGCACCGGCCATTCTGCTCCTTTTTATCACCAATCTGGGCTGGGTGAAAACGCTACTGCAGCTAACGGTTTGCGGCGTGATACAGATTGTCCTTGGTGCACCGTTTCTACTGACATACCCGTGGCAGTACATCAAGGGTAGCTTTGATCTTGGCCGGGTGTTCGAACACAAATGGACCGTTAACTATCGCTTCCTGGAGCCAGCCATCTTTGAAAGCAAAACGTTCCACCTGGCACTGTTGGCACTGCACCTGACGCTGTTGGTGGTCTTCGCGTCGCCCTGTTATAAATACTTCCAAAACTATTGTCGTTTGCGTCACCTGGAGTTGATGCTGGCGCCACAGATTGCCGCTCAAAATCGCGCAGAAAAGGAGAAGCAGGTTAAGAAGGCAAAGAAACAGACCAAGGCACTACCCGCAGTCGCGACTGGTCAGAATGGGACAGACGAGGAGGTCCTTACCGCAGAccaggaaaagtttttgaaatcTTTTGAAAAGGGTATCAAAAAGATGGGTGACAAAAAGCAGCCCGTTAAAAATGTCCCCGTGGAAGCGGAACAGACGGATACTACCACAGCTCCGAAcaagttttccatccatttcgaCCGCTCCACTCAGCTCGCATTGTTGCCTATTTTTCTGTCCAACTTTATCGGCATCGTTTGTGCCCGCAGCTTGCACTACCAATTTTACGTATGGTACTTCCACAGTCTTCCCTACCTCACCTGGTACACGGAATACACGAACAGTCTAAAGTTTCTGTTACTCCTGCTGTTAGAATTCTGTTGGAACACATATCCAAGCACCGTTTTAAGTAGCCTCCTGTTGCATACTTGCCACGTGGTTTTATTGTTCGGCATCGGCAAAAAGATGTTTAGGAGAATTCCCGACCTGGCGCAGTTAAATAAAACTGAATGA